One genomic region from Bombyx mori chromosome 6, ASM3026992v2 encodes:
- the LOC101742295 gene encoding nonsense-mediated mRNA decay factor SMG8 encodes MKVFKLNDIPEFSKRERIVVVGIIGKSPHRYPNKTTPLLSAVQSQEIGIECHWDERRGVLFLHALTYLDTKHLSALAADLNENSKSTIKDADASNWLVASGELAIDSCKIIGLLFNLCHIVVLSSPTTVFDLGYLQLFKAIDAFRLEITNRTSVALSEAELGGTWISHGRCCCPRLLFHMRRAPVPLKRNPGALKRLEHSIEDQLYSILRKSRIITNVCAKALFAIPKNEEFVYISTDEEVCNARDVSVLVSGLVRMCGGAQPDRPAGERPGFAQFLQGHIDLAFAEGFDDNVGKYAMSTSFFELPSAESWRKAAEVLTPLYLEDPVQVDEGSEIGRTLFLILATDVRFSQARCAKILPIAQASYTEGMPAHYSSQHHAHKVKVALGVLETMARGPLAGGARARLQAACDVTWRSRSLCEALSLTGHPCIEPEHDGGTEHSSGVRYVSACACGRSKCSRDDPYTPRAANLAFYSLAADQCAHCRTLQAVAFPVFQPSTPTYKAASVKGAQSQEAYESSTVRETEGNSASGGEGGEGDESGGWSAPHALSPGSGGDDDEENKSPAAENRYVVPVTGDSNTDKMIRRQPSTTEYLPGMLHTASPAGLLPAYCSWSLVCVGASSLYSHSMGLPDHLQPGFLPHTNYLLPWDCAVRMEQVSLWRMAQASSRGRGKPTPPHHLTVKIFIGFEYECPRGHRLMMSSPTSAVSGGSCGREAGARLAASDMPLYVPCLCSVPLPAQLTRLHVVTPKAPVHVTLDPRVQPVPGGPIFVPQPVGSPAIKLSASAYWILRLPFVYCDERGALPRPRTAPSSPLSQGVILAPLFGLAD; translated from the exons atgaaggtttttaaattaaatgatataCCAGAGTTTTCCAAAAGGGAGAGAATAGTAGTTGTCGGAATTATTGGCAAATCTCCTCACCGGTATCCAAACAAGACAACTCCACTACTTTCTGCAGTACAATCTCAAGAA attGGCATCGAATGTCACTGGGATGAGCGCCGTGGTGTTCTGTTTCTCCATGCCCTCACGTATCTTGACACAAAACATCTTTCAGCCTTAGCTGCTGACTTGAATGAGAATTCCAAAAGCACAATTAAAGATGCAGATGCCTCAAATTGGCTTGTTGCATCGGGTGAACTAGCTATAGACTCATGCAAGATTATTGGATTGCTTTTTAATTTGTGTCATATTGTGGTGCTGTCATCACCCACCACTGTTTTTGATCTCGGATACCTACAATTATTTAAAGCtatcgatgcttttag ATTGGAAATAACAAACCGTACCTCAGTGGCCTTATCTGAAGCAGAGTTAGGTGGCACATGGATCTCGCATGGACGTTGTTGTTGCCCACGGCTACTGTTCCACATGCGTCGAGCTCCCGTACCTTTGAAACGTAATCCTGGAGCTTTAAAACGACTCGAACACTCCATTGAAGACCAACTTTATTCTATACTTAGAAAGTCTAGGATCATAACTAATGTTTG tgCAAAAGCCCTATTTGCAATACCGAAAAATGAAGAGTTTGTGTACATAAGCACTGATGAGGAAGTGTGTAACGCTCGCGACGTTAGCGTGCTGGTGAGCGGGCTGGTGCGCATGTGTGGCGGCGCGCAGCCCGACCGCCCCGCCGGGGAGAGGCCCGGCTTCGCGCAGTTCCTGCAGGGGCACATAGACTTGGCGTTCGCCGAAGGATTCGACGACAACGTCGGGAAATACGCGATGAGTACGTCATTCTTTGAG CTGCCGAGCGCAGAATCATGGCGTAAAGCAGCCGAGGTCCTGACGCCGCTGTACCTGGAGGATCCCGTGCAGGTGGACGAGGGCTCGGAGATCGGCCGCACTCTGTTCCTGATACTCGCCACTGACGTACGGTTCTCCCAGGCTCGATGCGCcaag ATATTACCAATAGCCCAGGCATCCTACACGGAGGGCATGCCGGCGCACTACTCCAGCCAGCACCACGCGCATAAG GTGAAGGTAGCCCTAGGAGTGCTGGAGACGATGGCCCGCGGTCCGCTGGCGGGCGGGGCTCGCGCGAGGCTGCAGGCCGCGTGTGACGTCACGTGGCGCTCCCGCAGTCTGTGCGAGGCGTTGTCCCTCACCGGACATCCGTGTATAGAACCCGAACA CGACGGCGGCACGGAGCACTCGTCGGGCGTGCGCTACGTGTCGGCGTGCGCGTGCGGGCGCAGCAAGTGCTCGCGCGACGACCCGTACACGCCGCGCGCCGCCAACCTCGCCTTCTACTCGCTCGCGGCCGACCAGTGCGCGCACTGCCGCACGCTGCAGGCCGTCGCCTTCCCGGTCTTCCAGCCCTCCACGCCCACCTACAA AGCGGCATCAGTAAAAGGAGCACAAAGTCAAGAGGCCTACGAAAGTTCGACGGTCCGCGAGACGGAGGGGAACTCCGCGTCGGGGGGCGAGGGGGGAGAGGGGGACGAGTCGGGGGGCTGGTCCGCGCCGCACGCGCTGTCCCCGGGGTCGGGCGGGGACGACGACGAGGAGAACAAGTCCCCCGCAGCCGAGAACAGATACGTCGTGCCCGTTACTGGGGACTCTAATACTG ATAAGATGATCCGCCGCCAGCCGTCGACGACGGAGTACCTGCCGGGCATGCTGCACACCGCCAGCCCGGCCGGCCTGCTGCCCGCCTACTGCTCCTGGAGCCTGGTGTGCGTGGGCGCCTCCTCTCTGTACTCGCACAGCATGGGCCTGCCGGACCACCTGCAGCCCGGCTTCCTGCCCCACACCAACTATCTGCTGCCCTGGGACTGCGCCGTCAG GATGGAACAAGTGAGCCTGTGGCGTATGGCCCAGGCGTCGTCTCGCGGCCGCGGTAAGCCGACCCCGCCGCATCACCTCACAGTCAAAATCTTCATCGGGTTTGAATATGAATGTCCTAGAGGACACAG GCTGATGATGTCGTCCCCCACGAGTGCGGTGAGCGGGGGCTCGTGCGGGCGCGAGGCGGGGGCGCGGCTGGCGGCCAGCGACATGCCGCTGTACGTGCCCTGTCTGTGCTCCGTGCCCCTCCCCGCGCAGCTCACCCGGCTGCACGTCGTCACGCCCAAGGCTCCTGTACACGTCACGCTGGACCCCAGG GTGCAGCCGGTGCCCGGCGGGCCGATCTTCGTCCCGCAGCCCGTGGGCTCGCCGGCCATCAAGCTGTCGGCGTCCGCCTACTGGATCCTCCGCCTCCCGTTCGTGTACTGCGACGAGCGTGGCgcgctgccccgcccccgcaccgcgccctcctCCCCGCTGTCGCAAGGCGTTATACTAGCCCCACTGTTCGGGCTCGCCGACTGA
- the LOC101742152 gene encoding cytoplasmic polyadenylation element-binding protein 1-B isoform X1, translating into MPLLHQDVNRGGSSNENRRSFADFLGFDSSSLVESVATPRHRHNEYRGENTWRWEEPRSPEVAQSPRSLVPPACFPPRHPRAFTSYSESAQPGAEWNHDESSSRDIVDLVASLKALTLPSPSPRSMLSVPPPGRLSYDHLEQIMEPSWSDQMGSASARETRMQLAQRRASFCGTSSNHGSGAVVWSGTLPARAPDPNAVYSPKVFLGGLPWDITEHALMHTLRHFHPVCVEWPGREFGGTAPRGFAYVTLESERRVRELLSASRCDGRDWYYRITSRKMRTKEVQVIPWSVSGASWVRGASARLAARRTVFVGALHGCLSAAALATVMDDLFAGVVYAGIDTDKNKYPIGSGRVTFDNVRSYVRAISAAYVEIRTDKFTKKVQVDPYLEDSMCSVCNLQQGPYFCREPTCFGYFCRSCWSWQHSTEQHKPLMRSSKNNNRQSPPSDNAPAYNSASSNGTPSPSTSGTSEHEHSENVWPPH; encoded by the exons ATGCCGCTGTTACATCAA GACGTTAATCGCGGCGGGAGCTCTAATGAAAATAGACGCTCATTTGCAGACTTTCTTGGCTTCGACTCTAGTTCTCTCGTAGAGTCTGTCGCTACACCTCGACATCGGCATAAT GAGTACCGTGGTGAAAACACATGGCGGTGGGAAGAGCCTCGCAGTCCGGAGGTGGCCCAGAGCCCCAGGTCTCTCGTGCCGCCTGCTTGTTTCCCGCCACGTCATCCACGTGCGTTCACGAGCTACAG CGAATCCGCTCAGCCTGGTGCGGAGTGGAACCACGACGAGTCTTCATCGCGAGATATTGTAGACCTCGTAGCGTCCTTG AAGGCGTTAACGTTGCCGTCTCCGTCACCTCGCTCCATGTTGTCGGTGCCGCCGCCAGGCCGCCTCAGCTACGATCACCTCGAACAGATC ATGGAGCCATCTTGGTCTGATCAAATGGGTTCTGCTTCGGCACGGGAGACCCGCATGCAACTTGCCCAGAGGCGCGCGTCATTTT GTGGAACCAGTTCAAACCATGGATCTGGCGCGGTAGTATGGAGTGGAACTCTGCCGGCTCGTGCCCCGGATCCTAACGCTGTATACTCGCCGAAGGTGTTCCTTGGCGGGCTGCCCTGGGACATCACCGAGCACGCCCTGATGCACACACTAAGGCATTTCCACCCGGTCTG TGTGGAGTGGCCAGGCCGCGAGTTCGGCGGCACCGCGCCCCGCGGGTTCGCCTACGTGACTCTGGAAAGCGAGCGTCGCGTGCGCGAGCTGCTATCAGCTAGTCGATGCGACGGACGAGACTGGTATTACCGGATCACTTCCAGGAAAATGCGCACAAAGGAA GTGCAAGTGATCCCGTGGTCGGTGAGTGGCGCGAGCTGGGTGCGCGGGGCGAGCGCCCGGCTGGCGGCGCGCCGCACGGTGTTCGTGGGCGCGCTGCACGGCTGTCTCTCCGCCGCCGCACTCGCCACCGTCATGGACGACCTCTTCGCGGGCGTTGTGTACGCAG GCATtgacactgacaaaaacaaatatcCGATCGGCTCGGGACGAGTGACATTCGACAACGTGCGATCGTACGTTCGCGCGATATCTGCTGCCTACGTCGAGATACGCACTGATAAATTCACTAAAAAG GTACAAGTGGACCCGTATCTGGAAGATTCGATGTGTTCAGTATGCAACCTGCAACAGGGTCCCTACTTTTGCCGTGAACCGACATGCTTTGG CTACTTCTGCCGTTCGTGCTGGTCTTGGCAACACAGCACGGAGCAACACAAACCGTTGATGCGGAGCAGCAAAAACAATAATCGTCAGTCGCCGCCGAGCGACAACGCCCCGGCATACAACAGTGCCTCTTCTAACG GGACTCCGTCGCCGTCCACGAGCGGTACCAGCGAGCACGAACACTCTGAAAACGTCTGGCCTCCACACTAA
- the LOC101742152 gene encoding cytoplasmic polyadenylation element-binding protein 1-A isoform X2, whose amino-acid sequence MPLLHQDVNRGGSSNENRRSFADFLGFDSSSLVESVATPRHRHNEYRGENTWRWEEPRSPEVAQSPRSLVPPACFPPRHPRAFTSYSESAQPGAEWNHDESSSRDIVDLVASLALTLPSPSPRSMLSVPPPGRLSYDHLEQIMEPSWSDQMGSASARETRMQLAQRRASFCGTSSNHGSGAVVWSGTLPARAPDPNAVYSPKVFLGGLPWDITEHALMHTLRHFHPVCVEWPGREFGGTAPRGFAYVTLESERRVRELLSASRCDGRDWYYRITSRKMRTKEVQVIPWSVSGASWVRGASARLAARRTVFVGALHGCLSAAALATVMDDLFAGVVYAGIDTDKNKYPIGSGRVTFDNVRSYVRAISAAYVEIRTDKFTKKVQVDPYLEDSMCSVCNLQQGPYFCREPTCFGYFCRSCWSWQHSTEQHKPLMRSSKNNNRQSPPSDNAPAYNSASSNGTPSPSTSGTSEHEHSENVWPPH is encoded by the exons ATGCCGCTGTTACATCAA GACGTTAATCGCGGCGGGAGCTCTAATGAAAATAGACGCTCATTTGCAGACTTTCTTGGCTTCGACTCTAGTTCTCTCGTAGAGTCTGTCGCTACACCTCGACATCGGCATAAT GAGTACCGTGGTGAAAACACATGGCGGTGGGAAGAGCCTCGCAGTCCGGAGGTGGCCCAGAGCCCCAGGTCTCTCGTGCCGCCTGCTTGTTTCCCGCCACGTCATCCACGTGCGTTCACGAGCTACAG CGAATCCGCTCAGCCTGGTGCGGAGTGGAACCACGACGAGTCTTCATCGCGAGATATTGTAGACCTCGTAGCGTCCTTG GCGTTAACGTTGCCGTCTCCGTCACCTCGCTCCATGTTGTCGGTGCCGCCGCCAGGCCGCCTCAGCTACGATCACCTCGAACAGATC ATGGAGCCATCTTGGTCTGATCAAATGGGTTCTGCTTCGGCACGGGAGACCCGCATGCAACTTGCCCAGAGGCGCGCGTCATTTT GTGGAACCAGTTCAAACCATGGATCTGGCGCGGTAGTATGGAGTGGAACTCTGCCGGCTCGTGCCCCGGATCCTAACGCTGTATACTCGCCGAAGGTGTTCCTTGGCGGGCTGCCCTGGGACATCACCGAGCACGCCCTGATGCACACACTAAGGCATTTCCACCCGGTCTG TGTGGAGTGGCCAGGCCGCGAGTTCGGCGGCACCGCGCCCCGCGGGTTCGCCTACGTGACTCTGGAAAGCGAGCGTCGCGTGCGCGAGCTGCTATCAGCTAGTCGATGCGACGGACGAGACTGGTATTACCGGATCACTTCCAGGAAAATGCGCACAAAGGAA GTGCAAGTGATCCCGTGGTCGGTGAGTGGCGCGAGCTGGGTGCGCGGGGCGAGCGCCCGGCTGGCGGCGCGCCGCACGGTGTTCGTGGGCGCGCTGCACGGCTGTCTCTCCGCCGCCGCACTCGCCACCGTCATGGACGACCTCTTCGCGGGCGTTGTGTACGCAG GCATtgacactgacaaaaacaaatatcCGATCGGCTCGGGACGAGTGACATTCGACAACGTGCGATCGTACGTTCGCGCGATATCTGCTGCCTACGTCGAGATACGCACTGATAAATTCACTAAAAAG GTACAAGTGGACCCGTATCTGGAAGATTCGATGTGTTCAGTATGCAACCTGCAACAGGGTCCCTACTTTTGCCGTGAACCGACATGCTTTGG CTACTTCTGCCGTTCGTGCTGGTCTTGGCAACACAGCACGGAGCAACACAAACCGTTGATGCGGAGCAGCAAAAACAATAATCGTCAGTCGCCGCCGAGCGACAACGCCCCGGCATACAACAGTGCCTCTTCTAACG GGACTCCGTCGCCGTCCACGAGCGGTACCAGCGAGCACGAACACTCTGAAAACGTCTGGCCTCCACACTAA
- the LOC101742010 gene encoding cell division cycle protein 16 homolog isoform X1, which yields MAKPATTGRSSTDEFMNIDLMRSLVKQYSELGQWTSAFFWADAAAAAAGGGPEGPSGDDMWLLASAMLARGELHRAAEVVTSRNLHKRHLLCLGVAMRAHLAAKESSTALNLLEDCDPMLLEPRNTDQTHNRALAGVLVTQARALSALERREAAAEALTAALRADCACYEALDLLLEQHALTPRQESELIESLPISEQLSGAEGALLLSAYRERFHRYSPAPVAPPPPDSDDPIVREAEGVRSRTLEAAVCGARRLAAGCRWGAALERLGAAGGGPGSGAALRAACLLELRRAPELFAFAHGLVDAYPTHWTAWYAVGCYYYLIGKNELARRYLSKSKSLEPGAGCVWLAYGHSFAADNEHDQAMAAYFKASQLMGGCHLPPLYVGVECSLLNNVAMCERFLYKAAVLHRGATEAGSAVDEGDVENKSGWDRILGLVSDPHVAHEAGAAALAAGDPGAARLLWLRTLDVAAHDGQLNVRWAATLDGLGHASRALGGAAEGLQWHERALGLRPRRGASHTARGLCLALLGRAAAAADALHGALALDPDDVVALALLDLVVDTLDRHLAEEEIPQFPFPAVNISLPAAPATPLASVDVTNTSDMSMSFD from the exons ATGGCAAAACCCGCTACCACTGGTAGAAGTAGCACAGACGAATTTATGAATATCGATCTCATGAGGTCTCTTGTAAAGCAATATTCGGAATTG GGACAGTGGACCAGTGCTTTCTTTTGGGCTGATGCTGCAGCCGCTGCAGCAGGGGGTGGCCCCGAAGGCCCAAGTGGTGATGATATGTGGCTTCTTGCTAGTGCCATGCTAGCTCGAGGGGAACTCCACAGAGCTGCTGAAGTTGTCACTTCTAGGAATTTACATAA ACGACACCTGCTGTGCTTAGGGGTGGCGATGCGTGCACATTTGGCAGCCAAGGAATCCTCAACAGCTCTTAATTTACTGGAGGATTGTGATCCTATGCTGCTTGAACCTAGAAACACTGACCAAACTCACaat AGGGCTCTAGCCGGGGTTTTAGTGACACAAGCGCGAGCGTTATCCGCTCTGGAGCGACGCGAGGCGGCCGCCGAGGCGCTGACCGCGGCCCTACGGGCGGACTGTGCCTGCTACGAAGCACTAGACCTGTTGCTTGAGCAACACGCGCTCACACCCAGGCAGG AAAGCGAGTTAATAGAGTCGTTACCGATTAGCGAACAGTTGAGTGGAGCTGAGGGCGCGTTGTTACTGTCCGCGTACAGAGAGCGGTTTCACCGCTACTCGCCCGCGCCCgtcgcgccgccgccgcccgaCAGCGATGACCCC ATAGTTCGCGAGGCGGAGGGCGTGAGGTCCCGCACGCTGGAGGCGGCGGTGTGCGGGGCGCGGCGGCTGGCCGCGGGGTGCCGGTGGGGGGCCGCCCTCGAGCGGCTGGGGGCTGCGGGTGGGGGCCCGGGGTCCGGCGCTGCCCTGCGAGCCGCCTGCCTCCTCGAGCTGAGACGAGCCCCGGAACTCTTCGCGTTCGCACACGGACTTGTGGACGCCTACCCCACGCACTGGACAGCTTGGTATGCCGTGGGCTGCTACTACTATCTTATAG GCAAGAATGAATTGGCCCGTCGATATCTTAGTAAGTCGAAGAGTCTGGAGCCTGGCGCCGGCTGCGTGTGGCTCGCCTACGGGCACAGCTTCGCGGCCGACAACGAGCACGACCAGGCCATGGCGGCCTACTTCAAG GCCAGTCAGCTGATGGGCGGCTGCCACCTCCCCCCCTTGTACGTGGGGGTGGAGTGCTCCCTTCTGAACAACGTGGCGATGTGCGAACGCTTCCTGTACAAGGCCGCCGTGCTGCACCGCGGCGCTACCGAG GCCGGGAGTGCGGTGGACGAGGGGGACGTGGAGAACAAGAGCGGCTGGGATCGCATCCTGGGGCTGGTCAGCGACCCTCACGTGGCGCACGAGGCGGGGGCCGCGGCGCTGGCCGCCGGGGACCCCGGGGCCGCCAGGCTGCTGTGGCTCAGGACCTTGGATGTGGCGGCTCACGATGGACAG TTGAATGTACGCTGGGCGGCGACCCTGGACGGGCTGGGCCACGCGTCCCGCGCGCTGGGCGGCGCGGCGGAGGGCCTGCAGTGGCACGAGCGGGCGCTGGGCCTGCGCCCCCGCCGCGGCGCCTCGCACACGGCGCGGGGGCTGTGCCTGGCGCTGCTGGGCCGGGCCGCGGCGGCCGCGGACGCGCTGCACGGCGCGCTGGCGCTGGACCCGGACGACGTGGTGGCGCTGGCGCTGCTCGACCTGGTCGTGGACACGCTCGACCGACACCTCGCAG AAGAAGAGATCCCACAGTTCCCGTTCCCAGCGGTGAACATATCGCTACCGGCCGCGCCCGCGACTCCGCTCGCTTCCGTCGACGTCACCAACACCTCCGACATGAGCATGAGCTTCGATTAa
- the LOC101742010 gene encoding cell division cycle protein 16 homolog isoform X2 — translation MRAHLAAKESSTALNLLEDCDPMLLEPRNTDQTHNRALAGVLVTQARALSALERREAAAEALTAALRADCACYEALDLLLEQHALTPRQESELIESLPISEQLSGAEGALLLSAYRERFHRYSPAPVAPPPPDSDDPIVREAEGVRSRTLEAAVCGARRLAAGCRWGAALERLGAAGGGPGSGAALRAACLLELRRAPELFAFAHGLVDAYPTHWTAWYAVGCYYYLIGKNELARRYLSKSKSLEPGAGCVWLAYGHSFAADNEHDQAMAAYFKASQLMGGCHLPPLYVGVECSLLNNVAMCERFLYKAAVLHRGATEAGSAVDEGDVENKSGWDRILGLVSDPHVAHEAGAAALAAGDPGAARLLWLRTLDVAAHDGQLNVRWAATLDGLGHASRALGGAAEGLQWHERALGLRPRRGASHTARGLCLALLGRAAAAADALHGALALDPDDVVALALLDLVVDTLDRHLAEEEIPQFPFPAVNISLPAAPATPLASVDVTNTSDMSMSFD, via the exons ATGCGTGCACATTTGGCAGCCAAGGAATCCTCAACAGCTCTTAATTTACTGGAGGATTGTGATCCTATGCTGCTTGAACCTAGAAACACTGACCAAACTCACaat AGGGCTCTAGCCGGGGTTTTAGTGACACAAGCGCGAGCGTTATCCGCTCTGGAGCGACGCGAGGCGGCCGCCGAGGCGCTGACCGCGGCCCTACGGGCGGACTGTGCCTGCTACGAAGCACTAGACCTGTTGCTTGAGCAACACGCGCTCACACCCAGGCAGG AAAGCGAGTTAATAGAGTCGTTACCGATTAGCGAACAGTTGAGTGGAGCTGAGGGCGCGTTGTTACTGTCCGCGTACAGAGAGCGGTTTCACCGCTACTCGCCCGCGCCCgtcgcgccgccgccgcccgaCAGCGATGACCCC ATAGTTCGCGAGGCGGAGGGCGTGAGGTCCCGCACGCTGGAGGCGGCGGTGTGCGGGGCGCGGCGGCTGGCCGCGGGGTGCCGGTGGGGGGCCGCCCTCGAGCGGCTGGGGGCTGCGGGTGGGGGCCCGGGGTCCGGCGCTGCCCTGCGAGCCGCCTGCCTCCTCGAGCTGAGACGAGCCCCGGAACTCTTCGCGTTCGCACACGGACTTGTGGACGCCTACCCCACGCACTGGACAGCTTGGTATGCCGTGGGCTGCTACTACTATCTTATAG GCAAGAATGAATTGGCCCGTCGATATCTTAGTAAGTCGAAGAGTCTGGAGCCTGGCGCCGGCTGCGTGTGGCTCGCCTACGGGCACAGCTTCGCGGCCGACAACGAGCACGACCAGGCCATGGCGGCCTACTTCAAG GCCAGTCAGCTGATGGGCGGCTGCCACCTCCCCCCCTTGTACGTGGGGGTGGAGTGCTCCCTTCTGAACAACGTGGCGATGTGCGAACGCTTCCTGTACAAGGCCGCCGTGCTGCACCGCGGCGCTACCGAG GCCGGGAGTGCGGTGGACGAGGGGGACGTGGAGAACAAGAGCGGCTGGGATCGCATCCTGGGGCTGGTCAGCGACCCTCACGTGGCGCACGAGGCGGGGGCCGCGGCGCTGGCCGCCGGGGACCCCGGGGCCGCCAGGCTGCTGTGGCTCAGGACCTTGGATGTGGCGGCTCACGATGGACAG TTGAATGTACGCTGGGCGGCGACCCTGGACGGGCTGGGCCACGCGTCCCGCGCGCTGGGCGGCGCGGCGGAGGGCCTGCAGTGGCACGAGCGGGCGCTGGGCCTGCGCCCCCGCCGCGGCGCCTCGCACACGGCGCGGGGGCTGTGCCTGGCGCTGCTGGGCCGGGCCGCGGCGGCCGCGGACGCGCTGCACGGCGCGCTGGCGCTGGACCCGGACGACGTGGTGGCGCTGGCGCTGCTCGACCTGGTCGTGGACACGCTCGACCGACACCTCGCAG AAGAAGAGATCCCACAGTTCCCGTTCCCAGCGGTGAACATATCGCTACCGGCCGCGCCCGCGACTCCGCTCGCTTCCGTCGACGTCACCAACACCTCCGACATGAGCATGAGCTTCGATTAa
- the LOC100037428 gene encoding eukaryotic initiation factor 4E-2 encodes MTERKMCKFYNLNVPERRSGEAQGIAQNHGNNEDDDRNPDDPLVPYVPPHEHKLEYSYWMWFSRRPARDLTTTPTGYGQALRLVGRVGSVEQWWGLYTHLARPSELPPLSDLHLFKLGIKPMWEDPANVNGGKWVVRLRKTQTGRAWEDLCMAMLGEQFMVGPELCGVVLSVRFQDDHLAVWHRTASDTAAAHRVRDALRRILQLPASVPIEYKAHGDCLRATASRAPDHEHSEPPPRS; translated from the exons ATGACTGAAAGGAAAATGTGCAAATTCTACAATTTAAACGTGCCCGAGCGACGGTCTGGTGAGGCCCAGGGAATAGCGCAGAACCACGGCAACAACGAAGATGATGATAGGAATCCCGACGATCCGTTGGTTCCTTACGTGCCGCCGCACGAACACAAGCTGGAATATAGCTACTGGATGTGGTTTTCAAGGCGGCCCGCCCGAGATCTTACCACAACACCCACTGGTTACGGCCAG gCGTTACGTTTGGTGGGTCGGGTGGGCAGTGTGGAACAATGGTGGGGTCTATATACACATCTGGCTAGACCTTCAGAGTTACCTCCACTCTCTGACCTTCATCTTTTTAAGTTGGGTATTAAGCCAATGTGGGAAGATCCGGCCAATGTCAATGGAGGGAAGTGG GTGGTCAGATTACGTAAAACACAGACGGGTCGTGCATGGGAAGACTTATGTATGGCAATGCTGGGCGAACAATTTATGGTTGGACCAGAGCTGTGCGGTGTGGTACTCTCAGTACGATTTCAG GACGACCACCTGGCAGTGTGGCACCGGACGGCGTCGGACACGGCGGCGGCGCATCGCGTGCGGGACGCCCTGCGCCGCATCCTGCAGCTGCCCGCGTCCGTGCCCATCGAGTACAAGGCGCACGGAGACTGCCTGCGCGCCACGGCCTCGCGGGCCCCGGACCACGAGCACAGCGAGCCCCCGCCCCGCTCGTAG